A region of Leclercia adecarboxylata DNA encodes the following proteins:
- the aroH gene encoding 3-deoxy-7-phosphoheptulonate synthase AroH, which produces MNKTDELRTARIDSLVTPAELAQRYPVSAAVADHVTTSRKRIEKILNGDDRRLLVIVGPCSIHDLDAAMDYAQRLKGLRDKHQARLEIVMRTYFEKPRTVVGWKGLISDPDLNGSYRVNHGIQLARKLLLQVNELGVPTATEFLDMVTGQFIADLISWGAIGARTTESQIHREMASALSCPVGFKNGTDGNTRIAVDAIRAARASHMFLSPDKNGQMTIYQTSGNPYGHIIMRGGKQPNYHPQDIAEACDTLREFDLPEQLVIDFSHGNCQKQHRRQLDVCDEVCQQIRNGSSAIAGIMAESFLREGTQKVVVGQPITYGQSITDPCLSWEDTEVLLDKLAAAVDSRF; this is translated from the coding sequence ATGAATAAAACCGATGAACTCCGCACAGCGCGTATCGACAGCCTGGTGACGCCAGCAGAACTGGCCCAGCGATACCCTGTTTCTGCGGCAGTGGCCGACCACGTGACAACGTCACGTAAGCGTATTGAAAAAATCCTGAACGGGGACGATCGCCGCCTGCTGGTGATCGTAGGTCCCTGCTCCATTCACGATCTTGATGCCGCGATGGATTACGCCCAGCGCCTGAAAGGGCTGCGGGATAAGCACCAGGCGCGGCTTGAGATCGTGATGCGCACCTACTTTGAGAAACCGCGCACAGTGGTGGGCTGGAAAGGGCTGATCTCCGATCCCGATTTAAACGGCAGCTACCGGGTCAATCACGGCATTCAGCTGGCGCGCAAACTGCTGTTGCAGGTTAACGAACTTGGCGTGCCGACCGCCACCGAATTCCTGGATATGGTGACCGGACAGTTTATCGCCGATCTCATCAGCTGGGGGGCGATTGGCGCACGCACTACGGAAAGCCAGATCCACCGTGAAATGGCCTCGGCGCTCTCCTGCCCGGTGGGCTTCAAAAACGGCACCGACGGCAATACCCGCATTGCGGTGGATGCCATCCGCGCCGCCCGCGCCAGCCATATGTTCCTGTCTCCGGACAAGAACGGCCAGATGACCATCTATCAAACCAGCGGCAACCCGTACGGCCACATCATTATGCGCGGCGGTAAACAGCCGAACTATCATCCGCAGGATATCGCCGAAGCCTGCGACACCCTGCGCGAGTTCGACCTGCCGGAGCAGCTGGTGATCGATTTCAGCCACGGCAACTGCCAGAAACAGCACCGCCGCCAGCTGGACGTCTGCGACGAGGTGTGCCAGCAGATCCGCAACGGCTCCAGCGCCATTGCCGGGATTATGGCCGAAAGTTTCCTGCGCGAAGGCACGCAAAAAGTGGTGGTCGGCCAGCCGATTACCTACGGTCAGTCCATTACCGACCCCTGCCTGAGCTGGGAAGATACCGAAGTGCTGCTGGATAAACTTGCGGCAGCGGTGGATAGCCGTTTTTAA
- a CDS encoding pyruvate, water dikinase regulatory protein yields the protein MDNAVDRHVFYISDGTAITAEVLGHAVMSQFPVSINSITLPFVENESRARAVKDQIDAIFQQTGERPLVFYSIVIPEIRNIILQSEGFCQDIVQALVAPLQQELKLDPTPVAHRTHGLNPTNIIKYDARIAAIDYTLAHDDGISMRNLDQAQVILLGVSRCGKTPTSLYLALQFGIRAANYPFIADDMDNLVLPAALKPLQHKLFGLTINPERLAAIREERRENSRYASMRQCRMEVAEVEALYRKNNIPCLNSTNYSVEEIATKILDIMGLNRRMY from the coding sequence ATGGATAATGCTGTCGATCGCCACGTTTTTTATATTTCCGATGGTACGGCGATCACCGCCGAAGTGCTGGGCCATGCGGTGATGTCGCAATTCCCGGTTTCCATCAACAGCATCACCCTGCCGTTTGTGGAAAACGAGAGCCGCGCCAGAGCGGTGAAAGATCAAATTGATGCCATTTTCCAGCAGACCGGCGAGCGTCCGCTGGTGTTCTACTCGATTGTGATCCCGGAAATCCGCAATATCATTCTGCAAAGCGAAGGCTTCTGCCAGGACATCGTCCAGGCGCTGGTGGCCCCGCTGCAGCAGGAGTTGAAGCTGGACCCTACCCCGGTGGCGCACCGCACCCACGGTCTGAACCCGACGAATATCATTAAGTACGACGCCCGTATCGCCGCCATCGACTACACCCTCGCCCACGATGACGGCATCTCGATGCGCAACCTCGATCAGGCCCAGGTCATTCTGCTCGGCGTTTCGCGCTGCGGCAAAACCCCCACCAGCCTCTATCTGGCGTTACAGTTCGGCATCCGCGCGGCAAACTACCCCTTTATTGCCGATGATATGGATAATCTGGTCCTGCCGGCGGCGCTGAAACCGCTCCAGCACAAGCTGTTTGGTCTGACCATTAACCCGGAACGTCTGGCAGCAATTCGCGAAGAGCGTCGGGAAAACAGCCGCTATGCGTCGATGCGCCAGTGCCGGATGGAGGTGGCTGAAGTGGAAGCCCTGTACCGGAAGAACAACATTCCCTGTCTCAACAGTACCAACTATTCGGTAGAAGAAATTGCCACCAAGATCCTTGACATAATGGGGCTGAACCGCCGCATGTACTAA